In the Malaclemys terrapin pileata isolate rMalTer1 chromosome 12, rMalTer1.hap1, whole genome shotgun sequence genome, one interval contains:
- the LOC128845836 gene encoding fibrinogen-like protein 1-like protein isoform X2 translates to MRVAQAWPKDCSEITWNRVSGVFVIQPTGLHQFEVHCELNSTSEVWTVLQRNRHDTQITWAESWSTYKYGFGNVQDDYWLGTEYIYRIAKQKVYQVRFVIHDSSGTMKYADYNLFGLEDESKGYRLRLGSYTGTAGDAMTSNNPSTVHDNMKFSAKDLDQDTSGGNCASSSGGGWWYSACYSVRLNIKGSITWGSFCSGNCQASAILIKPASYC, encoded by the coding sequence CCTGGCCCAAGGACTGCAGCGAGATAACCTGGAACAGGGTCAGTGGCGTCTTCgtcatccagcccacaggactCCATCAATTCGAGGTCCACTGTGAGCTGAACAGCACCAGTGAGGTCTGGACGGTCCTCCAGCGGAACCGGCACGACACACAGATCACCTGGGctgagtcctggagcacctacaaaTACGGCTTTGGCAACGTGCAGGATGACTACTGGCTGGGGACGGAGTACATCTATCGGATCGCCAAGCAGAAGGTCTACCAGGTCAGGTTTGTCATCCACGATTCATCCGGCACCATGAAATACGCAGACTACAACCTCTTCGGTCTGGAAGACGAGTCCAAAGGCtacaggctgaggctgggctcTTACACTGGGACTGCAGGGGACGCCATGACTTCAAACAATCCTAGCACCGTGCATGACAACATGAAGTTCTCTGCTAAAGACCTGGATCAGGACACTTCCGGTGGGAACTGTGCGTCTAGCTCTGGTGGGGGCTGGTGGTACTCGGCTTGTTATTCTGTTCGACTGAACATCAAAGGGAGCATCACTTGGGGTAGTTTCTGTAGTGGGAACTGCCAAGCCTCCGCCATCCTCATCAAACCAGCGTCCTACTGTtag